From Anopheles funestus chromosome 3RL, idAnoFuneDA-416_04, whole genome shotgun sequence, a single genomic window includes:
- the LOC125771588 gene encoding probable serine/threonine-protein kinase DDB_G0267686 isoform X3, with protein sequence MGKKFDLLRRGSDAHKLAGPGSVALVSVAPPVVPPSSTAATSMSGIGTATPISSSSEPCISSICGEQESGRKGKSPLKAHQSHRTTNGSTINGHDPLVKLNSERSSGTFRNFFYRMGSTGMLNHKSNHYQKQQFLQQQQQQHQQQHQQQNQQQQPHQLLQHMSLAQTQADLSKMEQHHQQMLYRSSSTSQLNTSSYVKCDDPTDGVNLANGHTKTTVGNSSSSSQLHLTGLRDEHSNRSGTSSNSTQETTSSPTSCTATTKSSSCDDIARVGQQSSPAEGSLSKKNHFPYAFLRSKLSVLPEENGGSVINYSRIKENLLRTGNRGSIVSLRSDIDSVSITDSQLNISGESGSDVFLAASTTDSKSIGASSDAGIMSRNNSIKTLTDTEHSFVLNYQRLSSCLSSNESGYDSDGRHAEDKIDDASNASLNSSVSSSHHHQHHHQQQQHLSGGLSTSSFNGGDAYVDAIRTKDQSYVFGSRRRLSSSSSSIVSGVGPGGGFDCGTIRRRFRQIKLVKQQGDETIGIELTPQTIGLDEGECETRYLVTEIDPEGIAYKDGRLRIGDEIVNVNGHHLRGLQSPSTVQRILSTFVNNVVDLVIAHDELTTFNSDANRKIKIDSRPNGSPITASGTISISTDGSSASSSSSSSPTRAPSKSSVTAVGGPSKPFPLTPIYAPSDYVPVYANRISISNTICDDEKWQMISKQRCEALAKNGYSQILGSKRLIKDSDEEMVPNGTVHPSQPKHLIDSNETGLYSLYRPVSHGSINQSIRHLTGSGEGNGSRASIAEGHPTVLVQVISDTIRRNVPIGTSRTAQLDSYRGANGPKSEEDIPRSVQRIRLKSDDGELEGKPDGNVPLQRSKTENNISGTRDELDCSLDGTKFEAGVRILINEEGSSYIEGIHKCTYLTVTFYKGAGMKSLGFSIVGGRDSPRGNMGIYVKTVFPSGQAALDGTLMAGDEILSINDVAVQGMSHCETIALFKNVKEGPVVLKLARRRYHRAKSVDNLPN encoded by the exons ATGGGCAAAAAGTTCGATCTACTTCGCCGTGGTAGCGATGCCCACAAGCTAGCCGGACCGGGTAGTGTGGCGCTCGTTTCAGTCGCTCCACCAGTAGTGCCACCATCCTCCACAGCCGCAACATCAATGTCCGGCATCGGTACAGCAACACCAATCTCCTCATCTTCGGAACCGTGCATCAGTTCGATCTGCGGTGAACAGGAGAGTGGACGGAAGGGAAAGTCCCCGCTGAAGGCACACCAAAGTCACCGTACCACGAACGGTTCCACCATCAACGGGCACGATCCACTGGTGAAGCTCAACTCGGAACGTTCGTCTGGTACGTTCCGGAACTTCTTCTACCGAATGGGTTCGACCGGTATGCTGAATCACAAATCGAACCATTACCAGAAACAACAGTttctgcaacagcagcaacagcaacatcagcaacagcatcagcaacagaaccaacagcaacaacctcACCAATTGTTGCAACATATGTCTCTCGCCCAAACCCAAGCGGACCTGAGCAAGATGgagcaacatcatcagcagATGCTTTATCGTAGCAGTTCGACCAGTCAGCTTAATACCTCCTCGTACGTCAAGTGTGATGATCCTACCGACGGTGTTAATCTTGCTAACGGGCACACGAAGACAACCGTCGGTAATTCCTCCTCATCGTCACAACTTCATCTGACGGGTTTGCGTGATGAACACTCCAACAGATCGGGGACGAGTTCCAACTCTACCCAAGAAACAACCAGCTCACCAACGTCCTGTACAGCCACCACAAAATCTTCCAGCTGTGACGATATTGCACGTGTCGGTCAACAGTCAAGCCCCGCGGAAGGTTCACTGTCGAAGAAAAATCACTTCCCGTACGCATTCCTGCGCTCGAAACTTTCGGTACTGCCGGAAGAGAATGGTGGTTCGGTTATTAACTACAGCCGCATTAAGGAGAATCTGTTGCGTACCGGGAACCGTGGTTCTATAGTGAGTCTTCGGTCGGATATTGACAGCGTTTCGATTACCGACTCGCAGCTTAACATCTCCGGCGAGAGTGGTAGTGATGTGTTTCTGGCGGCTTCTACCACCGACAGTAAGTCTATTGGTGCGAGCAGCGATGCTGGAATAATGTCACGCAATAACTCGATCAAGACACTCACCGACACGGAGCATAGCTTTGTGCTGAATTATCAGCGGCTGAGCAGTTGCCTGAGCAGCAACGAGTCTGGCTATGATAGTGATGGTCGACATGCAGAGGATAAGATCGATGATGCTAGTAATGCGTCACTTAATAGTAGTGTGAGCTCAtcgcaccaccaccaacatcatcaccaacagcagcaacatctgTCCGGAGGACTTTCGACCTCGTCCTTTAATGGTGGTGATGCATATGTGGACGCGATCAGAACGAAGGATCAATCGTACGTTTTCGGTAGCCGGAGACGTCTATCCTCGTCCTCTTCGTCGATCGTTTCCGGTGTTGGACCGGGCGGTGGTTTCGACTGTGGTACGATCCGCCGACGATTCCGCCAGATTAAGCTGGTCAAACAGCAGGGAGACGAAACGATCGGCATCGAGCTGACACCGCAAACAATCGGGCTGGACGAAGGCGAGTGTGAGACGCGCTATCTGGTCACCGAAATCGATCCGGAAGGGATTGCTTACAA GGATGGCCGATTGCGCATCGGCGACGAGATTGTGAACGTAAACGGGCATCATTTACGTGGCCTGCAGTCTCCCAGCACTGTCCAGCGTATCCTATCGACATTTGTCAACAATGTCGTAGATCTTGTCATTGCACATGACGAGTTAACTACGTTCAACTCTGACGCGAATCGAAAGATTAAGATCGATTCCCGGCCGAACGGTTCCCCCATTACCGCATCCGGTACGATCTCGATCTCGACCGACGGTTCGTCGGCGTCCTCGTCATCTTCATCCTCACCGACGCGCGCACCATCCAAATCGTCCGTAACGGCGGTCGGTGGTCCGTCCAAACCATTCCCACTGACACCGATCTACGCACCGTCCGATTATGTGCCGGTGTACGCAAACCGCATCTCGATCTCGAACACAATCTGTGACGATGAAAAGTGGCAAATGATAAGCAAGCAGCGGTGTGAAGCACTGGCCAAGAATGGGTACTCACAGATACTCGGTTCGAAGCGGCTCATCAAGGACAGTGACGAAGAGATGGTACCGAACGGTACAGTACATCCGTCGCAACCGAAGCATCTAATCGATTCGAACGAAACGGGCCTGTACTCACTCTATCGGCCCGTGTCGCACGGTAGCATCAATCAATCGATCCGCCATCTAACGGGCAGTGGGGAAGGCAATGGTTCACGTGCGTCCATTGCGGAAGGACATCCAACCGTGCTGGTGCAGGTAATCTCCGACACGATACGTCGCAACGTTCCGATCGGTACGTCCCGGACAGCGCAGCTCGACAGCTACCGTGGAGCGAACGGTCCAAAAAGTGAGGAAGACATCCCTCGATCGGTGCAGCGCATACGGCTCAAATCGGACGACGGTGAGCTGGAGGGCAAACCGGATGGAAATGTGCCGCTGCAGCGATCGAAGACGGAAAACAACATAAGCGGTACGCGGGATGAGCTTGATTGCTCGCTTGATGGTACAAAGTTTGAGGCCGGCGTACGGATCCTCATCAACGAGGAGGGATCGTCCTATATCGAGG GAATACACAAGTGCACCTATCTGACTGTCACCTTCTACAAGGGAGCTGGGATGAAATCGCTCGGATTCAGCATTGTCGGTGGGCGTGATTCACCGCGTGGCAATATGGGTATCTACGTGAAGACCGTCTTTCCGAGCGGACAGGCTGCGCTCGATGGAACGCTAATGGCGG GAGATGAAATTCTTTCCATCAACGATGTCGCCGTGCAGGGTATGAGCCACTGCGAAACGATCGCACTGTTCAAGAATGTCAAAGAAGGACCGGTTGTGCTGAAGCTGGCCCGAAGAAG GTATCATCGGGCTAAGTCAGTAGATAATCTACCGAACTGA